The Chryseobacterium geocarposphaerae genome window below encodes:
- a CDS encoding sugar MFS transporter, whose product MTNEVKTKSRNYTVPLITITLLFFMWGFITCMNDILIPYLKQLFKLTFFESMLVQFCFFGAYFIGSLIYFLISTSSGDPINKVGYKKGILFGIFLAALGCILFYPAATFSSYGLFLGALFVLGLGFTVLQITANAYVSLLGSEESASSRLNMTQAFNAFGTTIAPVLGGHLIFEFFSAADGSFSAVATRIPYLIFAAILLLVALLISRVKLPSFQTSEEEIEKGFGAFQFTHLKFGVFAMFCYVGGEVAVGSFIISFLEQPQVMNLNEVVSKNYLSLYWGGAMIGRFLGAISLNQSISQAKKAIYMLAAATLVFLVIFSIVNLTFAQISFFLVFIVLNFIAFFIGKAAPARTLSIFAAINVILLISAMVNHGEMAMYSILGIGIFNSIMFSNIYTLAISGLGKYTSQGSSLVVMAILGGAIVPIFQGYLADHFGVQHSFIIPVFCYLVILIFGAYCTKYLSHVQHDADAKSGH is encoded by the coding sequence TGTATGAATGACATCCTGATTCCTTATCTGAAACAGCTTTTCAAACTGACTTTTTTTGAATCCATGCTGGTGCAGTTTTGTTTCTTCGGAGCTTATTTTATAGGCTCATTAATTTATTTCCTGATCTCCACCTCGAGCGGGGATCCCATTAATAAAGTAGGATATAAAAAAGGAATTCTTTTTGGTATTTTCCTGGCGGCTTTAGGATGTATTTTATTTTATCCGGCAGCTACTTTTTCTTCTTACGGATTGTTTTTAGGAGCATTGTTCGTATTAGGATTAGGATTCACCGTTTTGCAGATTACGGCAAATGCCTACGTTTCTCTTTTAGGTTCAGAAGAATCTGCATCCAGCAGACTGAATATGACACAGGCTTTCAATGCATTCGGTACCACTATTGCTCCTGTTTTGGGAGGACATTTGATTTTTGAATTTTTCTCAGCCGCAGACGGATCTTTCAGTGCGGTTGCAACGAGAATTCCCTATTTAATTTTTGCAGCAATTTTACTTTTGGTGGCTTTATTGATTTCAAGAGTGAAGCTTCCGTCTTTTCAGACTTCAGAGGAAGAAATTGAAAAAGGTTTTGGAGCTTTCCAGTTCACTCACCTGAAATTCGGAGTTTTTGCCATGTTTTGTTATGTTGGTGGAGAAGTGGCAGTAGGAAGTTTTATCATCAGCTTTTTGGAACAACCTCAGGTCATGAACCTTAATGAAGTGGTAAGTAAAAACTATCTTTCCCTTTACTGGGGTGGAGCAATGATCGGTCGATTCTTAGGAGCAATCTCTTTGAATCAATCCATTAGTCAGGCAAAGAAAGCAATTTACATGTTGGCAGCAGCCACATTGGTTTTCCTTGTTATTTTCAGTATTGTAAATTTAACGTTTGCACAAATAAGTTTCTTTTTAGTATTCATCGTTCTTAATTTTATTGCTTTCTTTATTGGAAAAGCAGCACCGGCAAGAACGCTATCGATCTTTGCAGCCATCAATGTGATCCTGCTTATTTCTGCAATGGTAAATCACGGAGAAATGGCTATGTACAGCATTTTAGGAATTGGTATTTTCAACTCTATTATGTTTTCGAATATCTATACATTGGCAATTTCAGGATTAGGAAAATATACCAGCCAGGGTTCTTCGCTAGTCGTAATGGCAATTTTAGGTGGAGCGATTGTTCCTATTTTCCAGGGATATCTTGCTGATCATTTTGGAGTACAGCACTCTTTTATCATTCCTGTATTCTGCTATCTGGTGATTTTAATCTTTGGTGCGTACTGCACTAAATATTTAAGTCATGTTCAACATGATGCAGATGCAAAATCCGGACATTAA
- a CDS encoding LptF/LptG family permease, with protein MFKILDRYIIKTFFGPFFFIFSVLFFIFIVNIIWVQLGQFMGKGLTTFQIVKLLFYLGVSVISMVLPLTILLASIMSFGEFGERYELAAMKAAGISLTRVMTPLLGVATVLAIMLYFFSNDIIPDFQRKAKNMLFNIAQTKPALNFTPGQFIDQLPGYMVKFDKIYGEDGKDIEGVFVHRKASTFENQQTIVAKKGKFVTPANKNFLKLELYDGYVTEDNFAGKGENVRLKQPDQVIKFDTLVSHFDVSELINKAIEEEQITDDYRFQTYSELNKTIQKSKKDNSSYFNTVNGDVLNQVNSMVTYMDKSKSKIAAKQQIKLDTVKSEKKLEMISNAYNRMDNLKATLETKNSEINPSIKYFSKVVMYQQRIVTYSFTCVIFFLIGASLGSIIRKGGMGLPVIIAIVIFIIFYIINVGMENLAWAGKMNPYLASWLPNMVLFPFGVWMTYKALTDSQLFDAEKYKSLLKPITKRFSKSKEHKRYQ; from the coding sequence ATGTTTAAAATATTAGACCGCTATATCATAAAAACCTTTTTTGGTCCCTTTTTCTTTATTTTCAGTGTATTGTTTTTTATATTCATTGTCAATATCATCTGGGTACAATTGGGGCAGTTTATGGGAAAAGGGCTTACCACTTTTCAAATTGTTAAGCTTCTGTTTTATCTCGGAGTAAGTGTTATCAGTATGGTATTACCGCTTACCATACTTTTGGCGAGTATCATGTCTTTTGGAGAATTTGGAGAACGTTATGAGCTTGCAGCGATGAAAGCAGCAGGAATTTCGTTAACCAGAGTAATGACACCGCTTTTAGGGGTTGCTACGGTACTCGCAATCATGCTCTATTTCTTTTCCAATGATATTATCCCCGATTTCCAGAGAAAGGCAAAAAATATGCTTTTCAATATTGCCCAGACTAAGCCGGCACTGAATTTCACTCCCGGTCAGTTTATTGATCAGCTTCCGGGATACATGGTGAAGTTCGATAAAATTTACGGAGAAGACGGAAAAGATATAGAGGGCGTTTTTGTTCACAGAAAGGCAAGCACTTTCGAAAACCAACAGACAATTGTTGCTAAAAAAGGAAAATTTGTTACTCCTGCCAATAAAAACTTTCTGAAGCTTGAGTTGTATGATGGTTATGTAACTGAAGATAATTTTGCCGGTAAAGGAGAAAATGTAAGACTTAAACAGCCGGATCAGGTTATTAAGTTTGATACTTTGGTTTCCCACTTTGATGTCAGCGAGCTTATTAATAAAGCAATTGAGGAAGAACAGATCACGGACGACTACCGTTTTCAGACGTACAGTGAGCTTAATAAAACAATTCAGAAAAGTAAAAAAGATAATTCGTCTTATTTTAATACTGTAAATGGAGATGTTCTGAATCAGGTGAATTCTATGGTCACCTATATGGATAAAAGCAAGTCTAAGATAGCCGCAAAACAGCAGATAAAACTGGATACTGTAAAAAGTGAGAAAAAGCTGGAAATGATTTCTAATGCTTATAACAGAATGGATAACTTAAAAGCTACTTTGGAAACTAAAAACAGTGAAATAAATCCGAGTATCAAGTACTTTAGTAAAGTAGTTATGTATCAGCAGAGAATTGTAACCTACTCTTTTACGTGTGTCATATTCTTTTTGATTGGGGCAAGTTTAGGATCTATTATCAGAAAAGGTGGAATGGGATTACCGGTAATTATAGCCATCGTTATTTTTATCATTTTCTATATTATTAATGTTGGAATGGAAAACTTAGCCTGGGCAGGAAAAATGAACCCTTATCTGGCTTCCTGGCTTCCCAATATGGTTCTGTTTCCTTTTGGAGTCTGGATGACTTATAAAGCGCTTACCGATTCCCAGCTTTTTGATGCTGAAAAATATAAATCTCTTCTGAAACCTATTACGAAAAGATTCTCAAAAAGTAAAGAACACAAAAGATATCAATAA
- a CDS encoding LolA family protein, producing MKNIISKIILSGLVVGTVGLASAQKIDAKAKKILDDVTANYNSKKNSYFKFSFGSGVNGQISKTEPGIYYVAGDKYKLKIMETEQIFDGNKIYNINTEDMEVTIAKPNGSSAMFSPINYLTTYRKDYNVTYNGKKTVDGVSADFIKLTPVKNNGLEAVYIFVNSAKKQMLKLEQHGNNKDIAIISIKEYKENQTLDPNMFVFDKNKFKNYIITEL from the coding sequence ATGAAAAATATTATTTCAAAAATTATACTGAGTGGTTTAGTTGTGGGAACAGTAGGATTGGCAAGTGCACAAAAAATTGATGCAAAGGCTAAAAAAATACTCGATGATGTTACTGCGAATTATAATTCTAAGAAAAATTCTTATTTCAAATTCTCTTTTGGTAGCGGTGTGAATGGACAGATTTCTAAAACAGAGCCTGGAATCTATTATGTGGCCGGAGATAAGTATAAACTGAAAATCATGGAAACGGAACAGATTTTCGACGGAAATAAAATCTATAATATCAATACAGAAGATATGGAGGTTACCATTGCCAAGCCTAATGGTAGCAGTGCTATGTTCTCCCCTATTAATTATCTGACAACGTACAGAAAGGATTATAATGTAACCTATAATGGTAAAAAAACTGTAGACGGAGTAAGTGCTGATTTTATAAAACTGACTCCTGTAAAGAATAATGGACTGGAAGCAGTTTACATTTTCGTAAATTCTGCTAAGAAACAGATGTTAAAATTAGAACAGCACGGAAACAATAAAGATATTGCCATTATTTCGATCAAAGAATATAAAGAAAATCAAACTCTGGATCCTAACATGTTTGTTTTTGATAAAAATAAGTTCAAAAATTATATCATCACAGAATTGTAA
- a CDS encoding FtsK/SpoIIIE family DNA translocase: MNKTQTKTQESPDKGKILSKPRIFFGLVFILFSIILTFSFISYLMNWKSDQSQAGTMLDKTIKSSNLFGKVGDWLGNIFIFESIGIASFIIAFLVFVFGTLILKKNYFKPWKTIGHSLFFICWLPIFFGAAFTKHQGGVLSGVYGYQIMDSLNALIGDVGMWLVLAASIALYFILEFNLRPSAVKAKLDEINENTIGRVKSMMPSSDDNFEADEELEDEIEENNTITVTEMVSPKLPEEPVDLAKDFTEIPSSPVIETISTPNKTSFENDKEITQSINLNLNTKPSTPVASPSEAFDITPSKPLAQSDENIKFNVEVAPVIDVLDESDKKSQELVEKHGLYDHKLDLANFQMPPVDLLKDYGNEEISINKEELEENKNKIVGLLKNFNVGIAEIKATIGPTVTLYEIVPEAGIRVAAIKKLQDDIALNLSALGIRIIAPMPGKGTIGIEVPRKNPTMVSMRSVIASQKFQNTDMDLPVVFGKTISNEIFMADLSKMPHLLMAGATGQGKSVGINAILTSLLYKKHPSELKFVMVDPKKVELSLYSKIERHYLAKLPDAEEAIITDTNKVINTLNSLCIEMDTRYDLLKNAFCKNLKEYNKKFSERKLNPENGHRYLPYIVLVVDEFADLIMTAGKEVELPIARLAQLARAVGIHLIVATQRPSVNVITGMIKANFPARAAFRVISSVDSRTILDSPGADQLIGKGDMLYFNGNEILRLQCAFVDTPEVERLAEFIGEQKGYASALMLPEYVSEDSTSTVGAFDPNEKDALFEEAARIIVSTQQGSTSMLQRQLKLGYNRAGRIMDQLEASGIVGGFNGAKAREVIIGDLHSLEQFLEDLRK, from the coding sequence ATGAATAAGACGCAAACAAAAACACAGGAATCGCCTGATAAAGGCAAAATATTATCGAAGCCGCGTATATTCTTCGGGCTTGTATTTATACTTTTCTCCATTATCCTTACGTTTTCGTTCATCTCCTATCTGATGAATTGGAAATCAGACCAGAGTCAGGCAGGAACCATGCTTGATAAAACCATAAAATCATCTAATCTTTTTGGAAAAGTTGGAGATTGGCTAGGCAATATTTTTATTTTTGAAAGTATCGGGATTGCTTCTTTTATCATCGCATTTCTGGTATTTGTTTTTGGAACTCTTATTTTGAAAAAGAATTATTTCAAGCCGTGGAAAACAATTGGACATTCTTTGTTTTTCATTTGCTGGCTTCCTATTTTCTTTGGCGCTGCATTTACAAAACATCAGGGAGGAGTATTAAGCGGAGTTTATGGTTATCAGATCATGGATTCTTTGAATGCCCTTATTGGAGATGTTGGAATGTGGTTGGTATTAGCGGCAAGTATTGCTTTATATTTTATTTTGGAATTCAATCTGCGTCCGAGTGCTGTAAAAGCAAAATTGGATGAAATTAACGAAAATACTATCGGAAGAGTAAAATCTATGATGCCTAGTTCTGATGATAATTTTGAAGCGGATGAAGAACTGGAGGATGAAATTGAAGAAAATAACACGATTACCGTTACCGAAATGGTAAGTCCGAAACTTCCTGAAGAACCTGTAGATCTGGCAAAAGATTTTACAGAAATCCCTTCTTCTCCTGTTATTGAAACGATTTCTACTCCCAATAAGACTTCATTTGAAAATGATAAAGAAATCACTCAGTCTATCAATTTAAATCTTAATACCAAACCTTCAACTCCTGTTGCAAGTCCTTCGGAAGCTTTTGATATTACTCCTTCAAAACCTTTAGCTCAAAGTGATGAGAATATTAAATTTAATGTAGAAGTTGCTCCGGTTATTGATGTGTTGGACGAGTCGGATAAGAAATCGCAGGAACTTGTAGAAAAACATGGGCTATATGATCATAAACTGGATCTGGCTAATTTCCAGATGCCACCTGTAGATCTTTTAAAGGATTACGGAAATGAAGAAATTTCTATCAATAAGGAAGAATTAGAAGAAAACAAAAATAAAATTGTAGGCCTTCTTAAAAACTTTAATGTAGGAATTGCTGAAATTAAAGCTACGATTGGCCCTACAGTTACTTTATACGAAATTGTACCTGAAGCAGGGATCAGAGTTGCGGCAATTAAAAAGCTTCAGGATGATATTGCATTGAACTTATCTGCTTTAGGAATCAGAATTATAGCTCCGATGCCGGGGAAAGGAACGATTGGAATTGAGGTGCCGAGAAAAAATCCTACCATGGTTTCCATGCGTTCGGTGATTGCTTCCCAGAAATTCCAGAATACTGATATGGATCTTCCTGTGGTTTTCGGGAAAACGATTTCTAATGAGATCTTCATGGCTGATTTATCAAAAATGCCTCACTTGCTAATGGCGGGTGCAACAGGTCAGGGAAAATCAGTAGGTATTAATGCGATCTTAACTTCCCTACTCTATAAAAAACATCCTAGCGAATTGAAATTCGTTATGGTAGATCCTAAAAAAGTAGAACTTTCTTTATATTCAAAAATTGAAAGACATTATTTAGCCAAACTTCCGGATGCAGAAGAAGCTATCATTACGGATACCAATAAAGTAATTAATACGCTGAACTCTCTTTGTATAGAGATGGATACCAGATATGATCTGCTTAAAAATGCGTTTTGTAAAAATTTAAAAGAATACAATAAAAAATTCTCTGAAAGAAAGCTTAATCCCGAAAACGGACACCGATATTTACCGTATATTGTTTTGGTAGTAGATGAGTTTGCTGATTTGATTATGACTGCCGGAAAAGAAGTGGAATTGCCGATTGCGAGATTGGCACAGCTTGCAAGAGCGGTTGGTATCCATTTAATTGTTGCTACACAAAGACCTTCTGTAAACGTTATTACAGGGATGATTAAAGCTAACTTCCCTGCAAGAGCAGCATTCAGGGTAATTTCGAGTGTAGACTCCAGAACGATTCTGGATTCTCCGGGTGCAGACCAGCTGATTGGTAAAGGAGATATGCTTTATTTTAACGGAAATGAAATTTTAAGACTTCAGTGTGCTTTTGTAGATACTCCTGAAGTGGAAAGACTGGCAGAATTTATCGGAGAACAAAAAGGCTATGCTTCTGCGCTTATGCTTCCTGAATATGTTTCTGAAGATTCAACAAGCACAGTTGGAGCTTTTGATCCGAATGAAAAAGATGCTTTATTTGAAGAAGCGGCAAGAATTATCGTTTCTACACAACAAGGTTCTACGTCTATGCTCCAAAGACAATTGAAATTAGGATACAACAGAGCTGGGAGAATTATGGACCAACTTGAGGCAAGCGGTATTGTTGGAGGATTTAATGGGGCCAAAGCAAGAGAAGTAATCATCGGGGATCTTCATTCTTTGGAACAGTTTTTGGAGGATCTGCGTAAATAA
- the ccsA gene encoding cytochrome c biogenesis protein CcsA, whose amino-acid sequence MKKIQDILISTRTMAVLLLVYAFAMAYATFLENDYGTPTAKALIYEAKWFEFIMLLLILNFIGNIGRYRLWKKEKWPVLVFHLAFIFIFIGGAITRYISFEGTMHIREGETSNEIVTDKNFLKIQIEEKGDVLNYQDIPYLMSPLHKNLEATYDFHGKEVKVIAKKYVQRKKDSLLADANGAEYLHLVSTGNTGRQNIYIKPGETKSINGTLVTFNRPIEGAVEFKNENGQLFIKTPVDAAYMTMATKATGNTVKDQFQPLALRSLYTINELKLVVPEGLKKGTLMAIEGDRKKDQNVPDMLTVELQGPKTKQLVDLSVEKGNPNAYKQVTMDGLNIMVGFGPKIYNTPFALKLDDFVMETYPGSSSPSAYESHVKIIDEGKETPYKIYMNHVLNHKGYRFFQSSFDPDRMGTVLSVNHDYWGTLISYIGYALLFGGMFFIFFWKGTHFWKLNKMLKDVNKKRTAAVLLLFLSLGFNAQKIETHGTTDGSREHMHVEGENHNHTPTSEAVQPQGAQPFKKMKMVSADEIIARNKISKEHADKFGYLLVQNIEGRIVPINTEALDVLRKLYKKDEFKGTDGKYLTANQWFLSVNTDTPSWTMVPMIKIGPKGGDELMKKTKANEDGYTSLMNLFPADANGNLTYILEHDYNTAFRKKPAEQTNYDKEVIAVNERVQIFNEFFSGQFMRIVPVKNDANHTWHSWLDQKFEPDMESQQVMGPYFAEVLQAQQSGNWSKADKELAKLSDYQQKWGKAVVPAKSKVDLEVFMNEVNLNFKLLIFYTIIGGLLLILGFVELFKPKKVLNKIIKAIIALGIIGYVFHFLGLVARWYISGHAPWSNGYEAIIFISWVGITAGLLLYRNSNALIPAAGFMVAVIMMGFAHGGSALDPQITPLVPVLKSYWLIVHVAIITSSYGFFALSMIIAVLSLVFYIISNKETYKIHHDTTLKELAIVSEMSLTIGLFALTVGNFLGGIWANESWGRYWSWDPKETWAFISIMVYAFVLHMRLVPGLRSRWAIHVATMFAFCSMVMTYFGVNYYLSGLHSYAAGDPVPVPAWVYIGLATMLALSIASYFKFKALTKK is encoded by the coding sequence ATGAAGAAGATCCAGGATATTCTTATTTCAACCAGGACAATGGCTGTATTGCTGCTGGTTTATGCATTTGCGATGGCTTATGCAACGTTCTTAGAAAACGACTACGGAACACCTACAGCAAAAGCACTCATCTACGAAGCTAAATGGTTTGAATTCATCATGCTTCTGCTTATTTTAAACTTCATCGGAAATATCGGAAGATACAGACTTTGGAAAAAAGAGAAATGGCCGGTACTGGTTTTTCACTTAGCCTTTATCTTTATTTTTATCGGGGGTGCTATCACGAGATACATCAGTTTTGAAGGAACAATGCACATCAGAGAAGGAGAAACTTCCAACGAAATTGTGACCGACAAAAACTTCCTTAAAATTCAGATTGAAGAAAAAGGTGACGTTCTTAATTATCAGGATATTCCTTATTTAATGTCTCCTCTGCACAAAAATCTTGAAGCTACTTATGATTTTCACGGAAAAGAAGTGAAAGTGATCGCAAAAAAGTATGTTCAAAGAAAGAAAGACAGCTTATTGGCTGATGCAAATGGAGCAGAGTATCTACATTTGGTTTCGACAGGAAATACAGGAAGACAAAATATCTACATCAAACCGGGAGAAACAAAATCAATCAACGGAACATTGGTAACTTTCAACAGACCTATTGAAGGAGCGGTTGAATTTAAAAATGAAAACGGACAGTTATTCATTAAAACTCCGGTGGATGCAGCCTATATGACGATGGCGACTAAAGCTACAGGAAATACGGTAAAAGATCAGTTCCAGCCTCTTGCTTTAAGAAGCTTATACACCATCAATGAATTAAAATTAGTTGTTCCTGAAGGATTGAAGAAAGGAACACTAATGGCTATTGAAGGAGACAGAAAAAAGGACCAGAATGTTCCGGATATGCTTACCGTTGAACTTCAGGGCCCTAAAACAAAACAATTAGTAGATTTATCTGTTGAAAAAGGAAACCCAAATGCTTATAAGCAAGTGACTATGGATGGATTGAACATCATGGTTGGATTCGGACCAAAGATCTACAATACACCTTTTGCACTGAAATTAGATGATTTCGTAATGGAAACTTACCCTGGAAGTTCATCTCCAAGTGCATATGAAAGTCATGTAAAAATCATTGATGAAGGAAAAGAAACTCCTTATAAAATATATATGAACCACGTTCTTAATCATAAAGGTTACCGTTTTTTCCAGTCAAGTTTCGATCCGGACAGAATGGGAACTGTACTTTCTGTAAATCACGATTATTGGGGAACTCTGATTTCTTATATCGGTTATGCTTTATTGTTTGGAGGAATGTTCTTTATATTCTTCTGGAAAGGAACCCATTTCTGGAAGCTTAATAAAATGCTGAAAGATGTTAACAAGAAAAGAACTGCAGCGGTATTGTTGTTATTTTTAAGCTTAGGTTTCAATGCTCAGAAAATTGAAACTCACGGAACAACAGACGGAAGCAGAGAACACATGCACGTAGAAGGAGAAAATCATAATCACACTCCTACATCTGAAGCGGTTCAGCCACAAGGCGCACAGCCATTCAAAAAAATGAAAATGGTTTCTGCAGACGAGATCATTGCAAGAAATAAGATCAGTAAAGAGCACGCAGATAAATTCGGTTATCTTTTGGTTCAGAATATTGAGGGAAGAATTGTTCCTATCAATACTGAAGCCTTAGATGTTTTAAGAAAATTATACAAAAAAGACGAATTCAAAGGAACTGACGGAAAGTATCTGACGGCTAACCAATGGTTTTTATCTGTCAATACAGATACACCAAGCTGGACCATGGTTCCGATGATTAAAATCGGGCCAAAAGGAGGTGATGAATTAATGAAAAAAACAAAAGCCAATGAAGACGGCTATACTTCATTAATGAATCTTTTCCCGGCAGATGCCAATGGAAATTTAACATATATCCTTGAACACGATTACAACACAGCCTTCCGTAAAAAACCGGCAGAACAGACCAATTATGATAAAGAAGTAATTGCTGTAAACGAAAGAGTTCAGATTTTTAATGAATTCTTTAGCGGTCAGTTTATGAGAATTGTTCCTGTGAAAAATGATGCAAACCACACTTGGCATTCTTGGCTTGATCAGAAATTTGAACCGGATATGGAATCTCAGCAAGTAATGGGACCCTATTTTGCAGAAGTATTGCAAGCTCAGCAATCAGGAAACTGGAGTAAAGCAGATAAAGAGTTAGCAAAGCTTTCAGACTATCAGCAGAAATGGGGGAAAGCTGTAGTTCCTGCAAAATCTAAAGTAGATCTTGAAGTTTTCATGAATGAAGTGAATCTTAACTTCAAATTGTTGATCTTCTATACAATTATTGGAGGGTTACTGTTAATCTTAGGTTTTGTAGAATTATTCAAACCTAAAAAAGTTTTAAATAAAATCATCAAAGCAATTATTGCCCTTGGAATTATCGGCTACGTTTTCCATTTCTTAGGATTGGTGGCAAGATGGTATATTTCGGGACACGCACCTTGGAGTAACGGTTACGAAGCTATTATCTTCATTTCTTGGGTAGGTATTACTGCAGGTTTATTGTTATACAGAAACTCAAACGCATTGATTCCCGCAGCAGGATTTATGGTTGCAGTAATCATGATGGGATTTGCTCACGGAGGTTCAGCGCTTGATCCGCAGATCACTCCGCTTGTCCCTGTATTGAAATCATATTGGCTAATTGTTCACGTAGCAATCATTACATCAAGTTACGGTTTCTTTGCCTTATCAATGATTATAGCCGTACTCAGTTTAGTATTCTATATTATATCTAATAAAGAAACATACAAAATTCACCACGACACCACATTGAAAGAATTGGCAATTGTGTCTGAAATGTCTTTAACAATAGGTTTGTTTGCTTTAACGGTAGGTAACTTCTTAGGAGGAATCTGGGCAAACGAATCCTGGGGAAGATACTGGAGCTGGGATCCAAAAGAAACATGGGCATTTATTTCAATCATGGTATATGCTTTTGTATTACACATGAGATTAGTTCCGGGACTAAGAAGCAGATGGGCTATTCACGTGGCAACAATGTTTGCCTTCTGTTCAATGGTAATGACGTATTTTGGAGTTAATTATTACTTAAGCGGACTTCACTCTTATGCAGCAGGAGATCCTGTTCCGGTTCCGGCTTGGGTATATATAGGATTAGCAACAATGTTAGCCTTATCTATTGCTTCTTACTTTAAATTTAAAGCATTGACTAAAAAATAA
- a CDS encoding SPFH domain-containing protein has translation MEKVLKPMSGYLALVICLILFVAAIYLFITGVDRNITFVVLSVLCFLAFCFFMKGLMIIQPNHSRVLNFFGKYVGTVKENGLFFINPLYSSQRISLRSENLQGQTLKVNDKMGNPIEIAVVIVWKVGDTYKAAFDVERYSDFVKMQSEAAVRHLAMSFPYDNLEDDHAPITLREGGDKINSILEQELTDRLSKAGIVIQEARISHLAYASEIAGAMLQRQQATAIVAARTKIVEGAVGMVDLALKKLSEENIVELDDERKAAMVSNLMVVLCGEKAATPILNAGTLYN, from the coding sequence ATGGAAAAAGTTTTAAAACCAATGTCCGGCTATTTAGCTTTAGTAATATGCTTAATACTTTTCGTAGCCGCTATTTATCTTTTCATAACAGGAGTTGACAGGAACATTACTTTCGTTGTCCTTTCTGTCCTTTGTTTTCTTGCATTTTGTTTCTTCATGAAAGGATTGATGATTATCCAGCCTAACCACTCAAGAGTATTGAACTTTTTTGGAAAATATGTAGGAACCGTAAAAGAGAACGGGTTGTTTTTCATCAACCCATTATATTCCTCTCAAAGAATCAGCTTACGTTCGGAGAACCTTCAGGGGCAAACTTTAAAGGTAAATGACAAAATGGGAAACCCGATTGAAATTGCCGTTGTTATCGTATGGAAAGTTGGAGATACTTACAAAGCTGCTTTTGATGTAGAACGGTATTCGGACTTTGTGAAAATGCAGAGTGAAGCTGCTGTACGTCATTTAGCGATGAGCTTTCCTTATGACAATCTGGAAGACGATCATGCTCCAATTACCTTAAGAGAAGGAGGAGACAAGATCAATTCAATCCTGGAGCAGGAACTTACAGACCGACTTTCAAAAGCAGGAATCGTCATTCAGGAAGCCAGAATTTCGCATCTTGCTTATGCATCAGAAATTGCAGGAGCAATGCTTCAGAGACAACAGGCAACAGCCATTGTAGCAGCGAGAACTAAAATTGTTGAAGGAGCAGTTGGAATGGTCGATTTAGCTTTAAAAAAACTATCCGAAGAAAATATTGTAGAGCTGGATGACGAAAGAAAAGCTGCTATGGTAAGCAATTTAATGGTTGTTTTATGTGGTGAGAAAGCGGCTACACCTATCTTAAATGCAGGAACTTTGTATAATTGA
- a CDS encoding Arc family DNA binding domain-containing protein has translation MKSDKTQASSENKSKKSFVIRIDESTYKLLEKWANDEFRSVNGQIEYLLHQNLINSGRKKKE, from the coding sequence ATGAAATCAGATAAAACTCAAGCTTCTTCCGAAAACAAAAGCAAAAAATCTTTTGTGATCAGGATAGATGAGTCTACTTACAAACTTCTGGAAAAATGGGCCAATGATGAATTCAGAAGTGTAAATGGACAGATTGAGTACTTGCTTCATCAAAACTTAATCAACTCCGGAAGAAAGAAAAAAGAATAA